Genomic window (Chelmon rostratus isolate fCheRos1 chromosome 15, fCheRos1.pri, whole genome shotgun sequence):
TGCCGGGACCTCTTATtacatcagctgtgtgtttgcttactcagagaaaccagagagagagTTTTTAACCCCTCAGCAGTCGTCCCAGCGTCTGCAgacaagcacagacacaaacccaAAGGAGATTTTATCTCTTGGTTCCTTTTCCCTTCCAGACTGTCCACCCCTCGGCCTGGAGTCCCTGCGGGTCGATGACAGCCAGATCCAAGCGTCTTCCTACCAGCGAGCCGGTCTGGGTCCTCACCGGGGCAGGCTGAATATCCAGGTTGGTCTAGATCTGGATCAAACTTAAAACATCAAGTCCAGTGAGCAGCTTCTAATGAATAATGAGTCGATTCATTgtttaattgtttggtctaaaAGGCCAGTAACACGTTCCCAGtggtacatttactcaagtactgtaaaatttgaggtatttgtactttacttgagtatttccattttatgctacttcatacttctactccactacatttggGACACCAATATTGTAcgttttactccactacatttatttgacaataTTAGTTACCAGTTACTTCACAGATTTTGATTAtcaatgtaaaatacaaaaaatgagctcctgtcagctgcagcatcagtgatgCTTATAGATTAATCCATCACTAATTTAAATGCTGTGATTTAATATAATTTTGTGTGAAATTAGTCATTTtacataatgagtacttttacttttggtactttaagtatattttgatgctaatacaTTTGCACATAAGTAAgaatttgaatgcaggactgtttttgcactgtagTATGGATACTAAAATATCcgagtacttcttccaccactgcaaagATATTCAATGTAAGACAAGAATCAAATCTTCAATAGTACAGCCAATATTAACATTCTGATATttagtatgctaacattagaTGATTAGCGCTTAACACAAAGTAGAGCCGAGTCGATGCGAAAGGAAATAGTTTTGTGGGAATTTGAtcataaacaaaagaaaatgaagaaatttgacctgatgatggcgctagagaGGATGTCAGAGGAGCACAAAAGTTATTAATATTCATCCTCTAGTtatccatccaatagttattGAGATAATTCAGCGTGGTGGAATCAAACAACTAATCGATCAATATATGAAATGTTTCAGCTCTAAGTTGTGATAAAAATGACATAATGTCCATCATTTCTTCTGCATATTTATTGAACTATTGAGCTATAAAAGAAAACTgatcacacactctctcctcgTCTGCTTTTATTGGCATGTAAAATTAGCACTGCACTGGCTGGATTTGCAGTAGAAACTGTTCCTGTTGAGTACTGTAAAATATAGAGCCAGCAGTGCTCTTCAACATCCCAGCCGCCCCCGTCATGCTCTGCAGTCTGAAAGCAATTATATTACAATCAGGTCAACACCAAAATCTTATGCAATGCTGCACGCTGAGGCCGAGCCACGAGTGTCTGGAGTCGCTTTAATGGATTCTGCAGTTGAACAAAAAAACTTCTGTGTAACATGTGTTTCCAGTCAGGCATCGAGGACGGGGACCTGCACGATGGAGCCTGGTGCGCCGAGTACAAGAACCGGGACCAGTGGCTCGAGGTGGACGCCATCCACCTCACCCTGTTCACCGGAGTCATCCTGCAGGGCCGAAACTCCATCTGGAGGTCAGGTAGTATCCGGGTTCAAATGAAACCTGAAACTGCTGCTAAAAGCTAAACGGCCGCTTCCACACTCCTTTGTTGACGGGATGATAGCATGTTTATACAGACCGGAAAACTGACTTCTTGTCCTTCCTGCTCTTCATCGCAGTTGGGACTGGGTCCACACctacaaagtgcagctgagcaATGACTCTGTGAGCTGGGAAACCTGCATGAACGGGACAGAAGAAGCAGTAAGAGCCACCTTTTGTTCTGTGTTCTCTGATATGAGGAATGCACCGACCGTGAGTGGTGGACCTCACGCAGATGGAAAACAGATTTTGAAGCGTTTGTGCCAAAGTGAAATATGTACTGCgaacaaaaaacatacagaagaagagaaaacaaaatattgcaaGAAAGTGGAATTTGTGGTCGGCATAATAACAGTTAAACGTTAATTACTAAGGTTTTCCTGTATGTCTGTTGCCtctaaaatgacaaaaccaAAGTGTGTATTCTGGCTGAAATGCACCTTCAAGAGCTGAAGGCAAAACTGAGGattctttgtgctgtttttgatttgaaGGTTTTTGCCTCTGCCGGGGATCAAGTTTCAGTCCTGCTTGTTTGCCGTTGTCTCTTCTATCAAAGACTATTCAACAGATTTCAGTCAGACGTGGTTTAAACGATTAGTCTCTGCTTCAGATCCAGGACAGTCCTTTCTTTTATTATGAGCAACTGCACTTGAGCGAAAAACATCTGGCAAACATTTCCCATGATTCTCTCccattttgtgtattttggtgTGAGTCCAGATCAGCAAGAGTCTTCAGAAAAGCTAGCAaccctgtgaggctgtacattggcacagtggtgctttgacCCAAATGCGAACAtcgacatgctaacatgctttcaatgacaatgctagcaaGCTATTGtgtagcaggtataatgtttaccctCTTAGttcagcttgttagcatgctagcatttgctcATTAGccctaaacacaaagtacagctgaggctgatgggaatgacaTTAGCTTTGCAGGAATTTGACCATAAAACCGAAgcactggacaaattaaaattcattCAATTCACTCAAATTCAATGATTTTTGAGTGAAAGTGCAGCTGAAAATTCTTATTCTCtattaaaataagataagtTAATGTTTCAACGCGCTTTTCCTAAAATGTTCGAACCTCATTGATCTCCCATTGAATTTTTCAGATCTTTGAAGGAAACCAGAATCCAGAGACCCCGGTGCTCGCACTCCTCCCTGTTCCCACCGCCGCCCGTTTCATCCGCATCAACCCTCAGACCTGGTACTTCAACGGCACCATCTGCCTCAGGGCGGAGATACTCGGCTGTCGCGTTGACGGTAGGAAGAGACTCAGCATGTGGCTGATTGTAgtaatgatttttatttgatcAGTTTCGCTTTGAGAACAAGAGTCCAGCAGAGTCAGGATGCTGGTCTGGATGCTCCTTGAGTCTGTTGGtcaacaacaggaagttaatGAGCTCTTTCCTTGTAGATCCGACTGACATCTACTCCTCGGAGCGAGAACCAGGATCAAAGGATGCTCTGGACTTCAGACACCACGACTACAAAGAGATGAGAAAGGTTGGAGGCCACACATGCTTGATGACTAACTTCGGTTCCACTACAGTTAATGGCAGGGTTTTACTCACACTCTTAACAGTTTGCACATTTACTCAGTGCTCAGATTTAACCCTTTAAAAGGCTCTGAGTCCAACTTGTCGTCTTAACCCCGAAGCTCATGAAGTCTGTGACCGAGGAGTGCCCGGACATCACCCACGTCTACACCATCGGGAAGAGCTACATGGGCCTTAAACTGTATGTGATGGTGATCTCGGATAACCCCAGCAAACACGAACTAGGTAAGAGCgtttctgctcttcttctgtgggTTGAGTTGAGTTTCTGGACCGGACTTCATCCTGTTTCTCGTGTTACCCTGACTTTAGCTGCCCGGGGGCCCAGTTCAACATCCTCCAGTGTTTATACAGGCTCTTCTCTGCAGCGGCACCACGCAGGGAGGCCGGGGCGTCTTGTAGAGACGGCCTCTCTTCTGTAAACAAACTGATAGCGGCTTGAAATTGGACACGGCACTCCCCCCACCAAACAAGACGGATTTCTCTGCGATGTTCGGATGCAGCATGTTGCAGCCACTCTGCGTCTGCCAGAGCTTTTAAATAAagtgcagcttttctttccttcttctcagACAAATGGCAGAAACGCATTTCGAAATTGCTTCACACTCAAGGGGGAATAGTGGGAATGTAGGTTATGTACAGTGTCGACAGCTGATTTACATGTGAGGTGAACACATGCCAAACCAAAGAAAACGAGGGCCAGACATTGTACATATTCTGATTTTTGACTTCTAAGACTTTCTGATGTATTTGGTGCATGTTTTGGGTCTTTGGAGTTTTAGTATGAGGAATGTCTGCCATCAGGTCTGGCCAACTTGTGTATCATTTTTGGCAAAGTGAGTCAGCTTCACAGTGTTGCTTAACACGAATGGGTTGGAAGTTTTATCGGAGAGACTGAATATGTTCCTGATGTGACTCCGGGCTTTAACTTTGACCTACTTCACTTTTAGCCCTTCCTGTAACTATAAGTTGATGTTGATTCAGACAAATCCCTCTTCGTTTATTGCTTGGCAAGTAAAGCGACTCTCTAAATGTTCCTCTTGGCAGGTGAGCCCGAGTTTCGCTATGTGGCGGGCATGCACGGGAACGAGGCTCTTGGCCGAGAGCTGGTCCTCAACCTCATGCAGTACTTGTGTAGAGAATACAAGAAGGGCAACCAACGCATCGTTCGGCTGGTGACGGAGACGCGAATCCACCTCCTGCCCTCCATGAACCCTGATGGATATGAGGAAGCTTATAAGAAGGTGGGTGAAGTGTGTGGGCATGTTTCTTGTAGCTTGATGTGTTCACAGAGGATTTCTGCACACTGTTCTTTACATCTTTAACTTAAGTACATCCAATTGAAAAGGGAGGTGTGGGATCAGTCTCATCCAGTAAAGTAATGGAGGTCTCCTGGTGTCCTAATGGTTATTATAATGGCAGTGTCTCTGGTGTGATTCTAGCTTTTGTGTTATGTAGTATGCATTTATATGAATGTATCCATTGTAGATACTAGCTCTGTTTCTGGCTGACTAATCTGCTGCAGGGATCAGAACTGGCCGGCTGGGCTGACGGACGATACAGCTATGAAGGTATCGACCTGAATCACAACTTTCCAGACCTGAACAACATCATGTGGGACGCCCAGGAGACCGCAGCAGATAAGTCTAAGGTCTCCAACCACTACATCCCCATCCCAGAGTACTACACGAAAGAGGACGCCATGGTAAGGACATGAAGCTCTCTGGTAAACAGCAATGCATTGTTGGAAAAAGTGTTCAGATCCTTAACTtaagtagtggagtaaaaagtactttggtaaatgtacttagttacattccaccactgcaacaatcaaaaacagaaactgtTGAGTAAGTTTAGGAATATAGTTAGAGTCACTTTGGCGCCATCTGGTGGTGTTATTGCCAATGACTCTGTGGCAGACAGCAATACATTTCAGTCAATAAACAAGAATCATATTTTTCCtgtataaaaacaataaaaggcaCTTTGAAAACAGACTTAAGTATCAGACAAAAGAGTAATACCCTGATGTAGCAAATATTGGCAAtcaataaatatactgtatacatttcagagaaaaagtTTTACCAACAGGACTCTGACACTTAAAAAAGGGTGACGTGACAGTTCCTAAAGTAGGTTATTAATGCATAAATGTAGGTCACACTGAAAGGCAGTCTTTgagggcagtgtgtgtgtgtgtgtgtgtgtgtgtgtgtcagtttgaaaagaggaaaataatgtTTCCACAGTAGTGGCATGCAAGCCTCAGATCAGGAAGTAATTTCAGAGCCAAGAGAACTGTGGTTTTCCTGGAAGCCTGAACATTGTCACTCAGTGTTTGGTAACAGTTCACATGTGAAAGGCCAACACATGTTGAAACCTcctgacacacagcaaaaaaatcaacaaatataaaacaaatactCACTTTGAAAATAGGATTTTTATATTAGTTTCTGCTGATTGACTTGTCACTGGAAGGTCTTTTCCATCtacaaatgacattttcagcttttagATGGATGAAGTCCACATAGTGCTCAAGTTAAAGGTCAAATACTGAATGAAACTCAGATGTTTTGCAATTATTAATCAGCGATATTAAAATTTAGCCTTTTTCTTTATCTCACCTGCACAGTcctttttatcatttaatgCATCTGTACAagtaaataaacaatgaaactAAACTTCTAACTttaagtaaaacattttttttttgtcattttgtcatgtttaattATGACAATCTTTCCCATAAATCTGTGTGTGGAAAGTGACATAACAAAGGCAGACTAACCCGGTTCATCCGTCCCTCCCAGGTCGCACCGGAGACGCGCGCCGTCATCAGCTGGATGCAGGACATCCCCTTCGTGCTCAGCGCGAACCTCCACGGGGGGGAACTGGTGGTCACGTATCCCTTCGACTGCACCCGTGACTGGGCCCCGCAGGAAGACACCCCCACGGCCGACAACGCTTTCTTCCGCTGGCTGGCCACCGTCTACGCCTCCACAAACCTGGTGATGGCCAACCCGGACCGGCGCATCTGCCACTACGAGGACTTCCAGCCgcacaacaacatcatcaacgGCGGGGCCTGGCACACCGTCCCCGGCAGTGAGTCGCCTTGTGCAGATGAAGGCCATCTGTGGAGGTTTAGTGCAGAAATGCTGAGTCGTGTTACTGGACAGGATGTTTTCACAGATGATAACAACTGAAGAAAACATCCTCTCAGAATATCCACCATTTAATTTCAAACAAGGGCCTCTTAAATCTCTAATTTAACGCTTTAGTTTGTCTTTGCAAGCATCCCCAGGTgaaaaaatagtttattttagtGTCTTGAAATATAATTCAAGTATAGAAAAGTAAttacaagtacttttactttttgtgcttcatttaaagtatgtttgacacatgcttttaaaaagtgtaaataGAATCgttaagttctacttaaataTATTAAAGATGAACATACAAATTCTGCAACACTTtaagtggtatttcaaagtacttataaaaagtattctaaattacaaatacttttaatagtaataacGTGTCCTTATGAACAGTATACTTATTTTCAATTCCTTTGTAATACACTgttagcagcttaattaaagtgtgctttaatttgaagtatatttaagGATATTTCCAACTCATTAGTGATATAATACGATTGTACCGCgagtgtgttttaaatgttcatgattcctgattttcactggttcACTTTAAAGTTTGTGAAAAGTTGAGCCAATTTAGTGACTACTTATACTTCAACTACACTCAAGTACACTCAAGTGGAATTtaaggactacttgagtacacAGAAGTATACTTGAAGGATATAAAAATAGCATGTGTACTTCCTCAAAAAGAAGAATTTAAGTGTAATATTCTTTTCACctgggtaaaaaaaaagcctcttaaatatgatgaattatttggtttattgttttaattttcaccATAATCTTTATTTGAAACACTGACGGCTGTTAAAAGGTCTATAGTTTATGAATTTTTTTCACCCTAGAGTATTTTTTCGTCTAACAAAGCTTCAGTTTTAACAGAATTCACTCTGAGTTGAACTTTTACAGCAAAGGCATCTGGTCTGTGAATGTTACACTTtgtattttaatcaaatttgaTCTCTTACATCTTTCCCTGCAATGTTCTTGTGACCCAAACTCACCTAGAAAAGAAACGTGAATATGTGAATTAAACTGCTGAATTTAAATGCCCATCTCCTggaacagctgtttttattcctgACCACATGTGTTTCCTGCAGGCATGAATGACTTCAGCTACATGCACACCAACTGCTTCGAGGTGACGGTGGAGTTGTCCTGTGATAAGTTCCCTCATGCCAGCGAGCTTCCCATCGAGTGGGAGAACAACaaggagtctctgctggtttaCATGGAGCAGGTCAGTCCGTTTGCACCACATAAGTCATCAGCTGCTCCAAATGCATCTATTGCTTTTGCGTTTCTGCCTCTCCGGGGCCTCACGGTGCAGCACTTCCTCTTAACTCAGGTTCACAGAGGCATCAAGGGGGTAGTCAGAGACAAGCTGACCAAACAAGGAATACCAGACGCTGTAATCAAGGTGGAGGACCACGACCACGACATCCGATCAGGTCAGCCACTGGATTTTAATCAAATGTTAGCTCGCCTTTCTAATGCGCACAGTGTTAATGCAGAACATGCGTAATTATAAGGAGATATAAGCAATGCCTCTGCTTTTATTAGATATTTTTGCAGCTTTGGTTTCTTCTCTGATGAATGAAGCTGAGAGAGTCACAAAGATCATGAGGATCAACAGTGAGACATGTCACTCCAGGGACGGAGATCTCATCCCACcacacattttaacagtttaaaCTGACAGCGAGGACAATagcaaagtaaaaacaaagaatcaGAGAGCCTCATTATGCCTCCATGTTCAGGAGAGCACACCAGTCAGTCACATTAGTAGACATTTTTCTAATAAAATTAGtacagctgcaacaattaaGTGATTAAACAATTAGTTGTCCACTATTTTGATAAACAATTAAACGGTTTGAGAGAAAAAGTctaaattctctgattccagcttcttgaatgtgaatattttgtgttttctggttAAACcgaatatctttgggttgtggacaaaacaagacgttTGAGGGCGTCatgttggacatttttcaccattttttggACATCAATCAAACACCTAAAAAATAGTCATCAGTCCAGCAGCCCTAAACATTAACAATGGCAGCGTTGTGTTCAAGTGTCCCACTAAGTCCTGACTGTCTCACAGTGAGGCTGAATGCACAaaaccaggaccctgaaactgaagcagctaaatggaattcagccatcattaaaaTTACTAACTAAAGTCTCAACCATCATAAATACTGTGATCAGCTCCAACTGTGTGTTCGAGGTGTCTTCAGAAATCATAAtataaaagtcagaaaataaaagtcatgATTCATATATTCTCCAGAGGGTTAATGCAAGCTTTCTTATTATTCAAGGtcactggttcccaacctggaTCATGTCCACATTAAGGTCAGAGGCTGTAATAgacataatgataataatgcgtcacaaaacaaaacaaaacagacagatgcaAGAAATAGGAGCattaaaaacatctaaaaaagagacaaaaagagttttaaaaatggatcaaattaataataaaattgACAATTAACATTGTTGGCCAGGTTAAAAATTTCTagacaaaagcaaaatacaaaataagagcTTTAAGTGTAAGTTAAAGGGTAATATTGGGTCAGCTGCTTGATTTTAAGGTATCACAGACTAAAaaagctctgtgctgcagttatCACGCTCAGTCTCCACCTGCATGAATCCAACATCACCATCGCTGTCTGGAGGCTTCTCTGcaggcattctgggaaatgttgGAAGTCATTAACTTGCATTTTACTGTATAACGAAACAGTGGTTGACACTCTTCAGGTTCATGAACCACTAAAGCTTTGTAGAAACATTAATTTTAGGAACATAGTGTTTAAATATTGGCCTGAGAGACTACAAaatccatttttgtttttgtctccttaTTTCCTCAGCTGCTGACGGGGACTACTGGCGCCTGCTGAACCCGGGCGAGTACAAGGTGGTGGTTTGGGCCGAGGGCTACTTCCCGTCCATGCGTCGGTGCCACGTTGGGATGGAGCCACGTCCCACCATTTGCGACTTCACCCTGACCAAGACGCCCATCCAGAGGCTGAAGGAGATCCGGGCCAACGGAGGCAAGATCCCCCAGGACCTTCAGCTGCGTCTTCGTGCCCTGAGGCTCCGAAAGCTTCGCGCCAGCACCAAGGCCATCAACCGGCGCAGGGAGAGTCAGCGGgggcagcaggagcagctgctgcaggcgaGGAGAGCTCGGTCCTCCGGAGCCCGGAGAGCGTGAGAGGAGgcgaggagctgaagaagcGTCAGACATGAGCCGGATGAGGCTGAAGGAGTTCAGTTCAAACGGAAGAAACTGACCTTTGGGAACAGCGACATGTTCTTTAAGTAATTACTGGGAGGATGctattaaagggtcagttcatccaatttataaaagtgttttttacgTGGTTGCAGTGATATCAAAATTTGTAAGTCAACCAAAGTggctttaaaatataaaataaaaataatcaaccATGAAgtatttgggtgaactgaccctttaaagcAGATTAAACCACGACAGTCACACAAGCTCTTACAGAAGTTGACAGGATACTTAGAAAGCAGGATTTTTAtacaaaaaacagactgagTCACCTCTGAGAAGTTACACAAATGTGGGACTTTTTGAAGGATAACCAACATCTCCACACGTACGAACAGGCAATCACTTGACTAGATTTTAGTTTTGGACAACTGTTTCATTCTGCATTATAGCTGATGATGCTGTAGTGTTTGTTGCTTACCCGTAAGATGACTGGGTTGAGAATTTAACAGTCAGCTGGTCTGatatgtgacatgtttttttctaacgctgtgtgtttttgtttgacaaaaGTCCAAAAGGACcataaaatcacaaataaaTATTACCTATTTGTATTATCTATATGGTAACGTCTAAATCTGAACAAAGGTGAAGAAAAGTAGAACAACAGCCTGCTGTGTTCAGTGGTTCCAACCTGGGGGGTTGAGACCCCTCAAGGGGTCACAAAATAACAATGAGGGATCATGATTGAAAAAATAGGAAAGAAGAATAAACAAGACAAAGTCTATTGGCTTTGTGAGCCCGTACTTAGGCAGGTGCTAATGTTAAGCAGGTACAATGTTTGCTACAGttaccatcttagcttagcatgctagcatttgctaattagcgcttaatagtaaaagtacagctgaagcCGATGGAGTGTCATGTTTTCCAGCTCtttggtcacaaaccaaagtatctgacatttaaaagattttaaaattttcAAGCAAGTATAAAtttaacctcatggtggcgctgcaAGAGGGACGCTCAGGAAATCAAAGTCTGTGAGATTCATTGTCTATAAACCCTGAATGTTGGGACACAATTTTAATCCCTTTGgcagatatttcactggatatgtgaaaatgttgacctgctggtggcgctagattaGGCGATCACCATCTTACATCATCGCCGCCTGGTCCAGACACCTTGTTTTTCAGGCTTTGTTGCCAGTGACCTTGACTGGTTGATCCTGCATGCGTGGAGTTTTAATactggaataaaaacaaaatactgcagAATATAAATACTAGACTCAAACACCAAACAGTCAGCAGTGCAAAAGAAGCTAAcctttttatttcagtgataATAAGTACCATTTTAGTATCA
Coding sequences:
- the LOC121618122 gene encoding LOW QUALITY PROTEIN: probable carboxypeptidase X1 (The sequence of the model RefSeq protein was modified relative to this genomic sequence to represent the inferred CDS: deleted 1 base in 1 codon); protein product: MWMEVWLCQSHLNRRGFFFPLTLQQQTKRKMEKSLCVLTAVIFLRAFSDAALMDDASVHSFSASSNTTTAESVTVEPQDQSTHRPAPTTAETRASTTGRGEQLDTKSISRDSSKEEGSHGSKTEDKKTELDCPPLGLESLRVDDSQIQASSYQRAGLGPHRGRLNIQSGIEDGDLHDGAWCAEYKNRDQWLEVDAIHLTLFTGVILQGRNSIWSWDWVHTYKVQLSNDSVSWETCMNGTEEAIFEGNQNPETPVLALLPVPTAARFIRINPQTWYFNGTICLRAEILGCRVDDPTDIYSSEREPGSKDALDFRHHDYKEMRKLMKSVTEECPDITHVYTIGKSYMGLKLYVMVISDNPSKHELGEPEFRYVAGMHGNEALGRELVLNLMQYLCREYKKGNQRIVRLVTETRIHLLPSMNPDGYEEAYKKGSELAGWADGRYSYEGIDLNHNFPDLNNIMWDAQETAADKSKVSNHYIPIPEYYTKEDAMVAPETRAVISWMQDIPFVLSANLHGGELVVTYPFDCTRDWAPQEDTPTADNAFFRWLATVYASTNLVMANPDRRICHYEDFQPHNNIINGGAWHTVPGSMNDFSYMHTNCFEVTVELSCDKFPHASELPIEWENNKESLLVYMEQVHRGIKGVVRDKLTKQGIPDAVIKVEDHDHDIRSAADGDYWRLLNPGEYKVVVWAEGYFPSMRRCHVGMEPRPTICDFTLTKTPIQRLKEIRANGGKIPQDLQLRLRALRLRKLRASTKAINRRRESQRGQQEQLLQARRARSSGARRA